DNA sequence from the Thamnophis elegans isolate rThaEle1 chromosome 4, rThaEle1.pri, whole genome shotgun sequence genome:
ATTTCTAACTCTTATCTCTGCTCTGATGGCATTTTATTCTCTATCAAAGATGCCATAATAAAGTAAAGAAACTGAGAATCTTCCTGATTGGAGTTCCATAGACAGAATGGCATTCTGTTACCAGAGCAAATGTTTTAAAGGGCTAGAATGTCTGCCCACCCCAAATTCTGCCATAGACAGGATTCCTATGTGAGTTTTAGAATTACCCTGTATTTCTTAATGAACAGACAGTAATGTTGGATATTCCCTGTTTATATAATCAAAAGGCTATCTGCAAAAGGGGTGGGAGCTGGCTTGCTTAATTTTCACTCTTAATATATCTGCTGAGCACTCAGTGAGGAAAAATGTCGTTTTTCTTTATATTTGATGTTTAGATTCAGAATCCCAGCATAGTCAGGAAGTGATGCCTCTCCTGTACCCCCTCTTTGTCTACCTCCATATCAACATGGTCCAAAATGGCCTAAAGAGCACAGTGGACAGTTTCTACAGTCGCTTCCATGGGATGTTCTTACAGAATGCTAGCCAGAAAGACATCATTGAACAGTTGCAAACTACATTAACAATTCAAGACATCCTGTCCAATTTCAAGCTTCGGGCATTTCTGGACAATAAATACGTGGTCCGCCTTCAGGAAGACAGCTACAACTTCCTCCTCCGCTACCTCCAGAGTGATAATAACAGTGCTCTCTGCAAAGTCCTATCCTTGCATATTCACCTAGATGTTCAGCCCGCCAAGAGGGTGGACTACCAGCTCTATGCTAGTGGTGGCTCTTCACGCAGTGAGAGCAATGGCCTGGAACCTACTGATATGCCTGCTTCCATCCTGCAGAATGAAGCAGCCTTGGACCTCCTGCAAGATAGCATTAAAAGAGTCAAAGATGGGCCACCATCCCTTACTACCATATGTTTCTATGCATTCTACAATACTGAGAAGTTGCTGAATACAGCAGCGATCTCGCCAAATGGCAAGCTGCTGGCTGCTGGTTTTGACAATTCCTGTGTAAAGCTGTGGAGTTTGCGGCCCAAGAAGCTGAAATCTGAGCCTCACTTAGTAGATGTTTCCCGAATTCACTTGGCCTGTGATATCTTGGATGAAGAGGTCAGAGCATCTTCTTATCCTGATTTTTTATTGAATCATGGGTAGAATGTATTACGTTTATATTGAAATGCTTTATGTGGAAGATTCTCAAAATTGTCATGTTCTCACAATCAAATCAACAGCAAAGTCTGCCTCACATTGATGCTTTCCTTCTACCTATTAGTCACATGGGTAGGCTGGACAGTGAGAAATGATAGGGCGACAACAATAGTTTGCCTGGGAAAAGATTTAAGTTAAAACTGCCCATTTTCCCACCTCTGATAATAATAGAACTGATCAAATACTTGTCCTTATTAAATTGAACACTTCATTAGCCAATTGTGACTCCTTATGGTGGCAATTTCATACTTCATTTGCATTTATGGtaatacaccagtggtgggattcaaaagtttttactagcGGTTTTGTtgtgggcttggtgggcgtggcagggaaaggatactgtaaaatctccattcccaccccactccagggaaaggataccgcaaaatctccatttcctcctgatcagatgggactcaggaggcatagAATTGAcaggggcaggaccagtcagaggtggtatttactggttctctgaactactcaaaatttccgctactggttctccagaactggtcagaacctgctgaataccacctctgtaataCACCTCCACTTTTCAAAGGCACAAATCAAGATGAGTTATAATATTTGAATCAGAAAGGGAGACTCAGAAAGTGCTTTAAATTATAATCTCAAATTTGCTCATGAGAAGGAAAGCTACTTAAAGGTTGCATGTACCACTGTATGAACTCGTGAATGTTCAGGGCGTTTTTGAGACAGAATTCAGTAAGATGCATGATTAACCTAGCTATTATTTCTACCACTACTGTATGTGACATAACTGCCTAAACACAGCAGTTTTGCAATTGCCTAAAATAATTCCTAAAGTAGTTTTGTGCAACTAATGCCTAAAGTACATTGGTCAATGATCAATTAGATGGAGCGCTTGCTGCTCCTGCAAGTGAGGATGTGCATTTGTGAGCTCGCTGCCCATTTCCATGGCCTGGATGTAAATCCCTCAGCCCACTAGTGGGCCATGGCACACAGGTTGGTAATCCCTGACTTACAATAGAGATAtgctatatataattttatagatTTGTAATAGAATTGAAGGCAAGAGCATCTTGCTGAAGGTAAGGAGGGATCTCTCAGTTTTCTGACTATAGCACAAGATTtgtatattttgttatttttttctttaaaaacaatggtACGGAATCTTTTGCATCATTTTTCTGTCTGTAAAAACAAATAATGCAAGCAAGACCCAGTTACATGTTATACATCCAGCTGTTAACataatccaaataatatattTGCAGAAGATGCAAAGCATCTTAATTCCTCCAGCTGTTGGTATACAGCTGCACAAGAAGTTATTATGGTTTAGTAAGATATGTACATAATTCTTTTTGATCTGCCAGCAGCTTTAATATTCCAGCCATGGATCAGATATAGAAATGTAGAATATAATGGAAATAGCAGTGCCTGTTTCCATCCCTCAGGGACATTTCAGATCGTACTTCTTAAGAGACAATTGCTCTTTGAAATGACAGCTACTATATGATGTCCCTTGCAACTCCATATGATTTTCAGTGCTTCTCAACATCTGCATGAAACTGATAGAGAGATCATCAAAGGATTTGAAGCTGGGTGTTATCAGTATTTTGTTGATACCCAGATCTCTTTCTCTATAAAAACATTGGGTAATGAAAATGATTCATGTAAATGCCTATTAATGGTAGTTGAGGGCAATGATATTGGATTGATTAGTCTCCGAATGAGGTATTAATTCCATAGAAGCCATAGTTTTATAGCTTCCATTTAAAACTATAGTTTTATAGTGTCCATTTAAAACTAAATTTCGATGGGCCTATATTCTCCCAGAAAGACAATCAGTAGAAGCAGATGCATTCTCTATGCTCTTTCTTAGACTAAAATTATATTGGTGGTATACAAGCTGAAAATACCCAGGCTTCATTTCTCTTCATATGGCTGCTTTTGTATTTGATCCACAAACTTTGGTTAATATAGGATTTGGCAGCCAAGATGGTCTTTGAAAAGGACACTCAAGAagaccatttttttttaccagcacTTAGGAGTTTTTCATTGACAGCCTTATTTATTTCTGTTAGTTGCAACTGGTAAAAATACTATTATTGCTTTGATAAGGCCATTGAAAAAACAAAGCTTAGAGAAAGTTCGTCTGAAGAAACCTCTTTATTCTTTTTACAggctgaagatgatgatgatataggAACTGAAATGAAGTTATTAAGAGGGCACTCTGGACCAGTGTATAGCACAAGTTTTTTGTCAGACAGCTCAGGATTGCTGTCATGCTCTGAAGATACAACTATCAGATACTGGGATCTTGGATGTTTTACAAACACTGTCTTGTACCAAGGACATGCTTATCCGGTGTGGGACCTGGACATCAGCCCTTGCAGCTTGTACTTTGCTAGTGCTTCTCAGGACCGTACAGCCAGACTCTGGTCATTTGATCGGACGTATCCCCTACGGATATACGCGGGCCATTTAGCAGATGTCGACTGCATCAAGTTTCATCCAAATTCTAACTACTTGGCAACAGGATCTACAGACAAAACAGTGCGGCTCTGGAGTACCCAGCAAGGAAACACAGTACGTCTGTTTACAGGTCACCGGGGTCCTGTCCTGTCCCTTGCCTTTTCTCCCAATGGTAAGTACTTGGCCTCAGCAGGTGAAGACCAGCGCTTAAAATTGTGGGACTTGGCATCTGGAACGCTTTACAAAGAACTGCGGGGCCATACAGATAATATCACCAGCCTTACTTTTAGTCCGGATAGTAGTTTGATTGCTTCTGCATCAATGGACAACTCTGTTCGAGTCTGGGATATTCGAAACACTTACTGCAATGCTCCTGTAGATGGCTCTTCCAGCGAGCTAGTTGGAATATATACTGGACAGATCAGTAATGTACTGAGTGTACAGTTTATGGCCTGCAACCTTCTTTTAGTGACTGGAATTGCACAAGAGAATCAGGAACATTAGCTTTTTTGAAAACGGGACAGAAGATGTTATTGAAAACTAGAGTCTATTATAAACTGAGAGTATAtataattgactgtgaatttttccctctccctttgttagacATCCAGAATGATGGAAGTACTGTATTTGAAAGtatcttttatttttgcaaaaatgatagGAAGGGAGAGCAATAGGAGAATTTCACCGTAGTTCTACATTAGTGCAAAATTAGGAAGCAATGTAATAAGGTGAACAGCCCAGAATATTTTGATATGGGGTAGTCCAAAACCTGGTCCAAACAAGTAAAATCATCACTGGAGCATTTGCACTTAAATATCCTGCATTGATGGGAACATCCTAACTTTTTCTACTACTGACTTGTCTAAATAGCAATTATTTGGTACAGTTAACATCAACTTGAGTAGAAAAATATATTCTGTTCTGAGGATGTTTCCAAATATATAACATTTCAGTAATGTTTAACACCAAAGGACAGTTTCCCAACTCATTAGCATAAAAGATATGAGATTAgatctaaataataataaaaaacttcCCTTCTATGGGATCTCTTTGATCCAACAAAGAGAACCAGGTGAGTGAAGAGGAAAGACTATTTCCCACTGCAATCTCTGGGATTTCCCAACCTTCGGCAGTTGATTTTCAAGAGAGTAGAAGGGGATTAAAGGAGAAGGAGTGTTGccattgtattattttttaaaatatatatggcaGTTGTTGTCACTACCAAATATATGAAGTGGTTTTAATTCTTTATATGGACCATAACATTTGCAGCTATTCCTAGATCAAAAATTTGGGGTTTTCCTGGATTTGTTTGCACTGTGATGATGATATAAAATACTAGATTAATCGATGAAATAATAATTAGCTGTGGAAGGAACCAGCAAAACATGGCTGAATTTGTTGTAGCAGATTTCAACTCCATGTAGAAAGACAATTCCCCTCCTCAGAAACATTATCTCCAGACCATATGAACAAAGATATCCAGGGAATGGAAGCTAGTATGATTACATCATTAATTAATAGAAGCTTTGTCAATATCTGAAATGAACATTTCTGTAAGTTTTCATATACAAGTGTCAGCATGCAAAATGGAGCGGGAGATGGgaacagcaattttaatttcttcattcTAAGAGAAGATCAAATATTTCTGCTTTCGGGAAAaaagattttgtattttttttaattaaaatgtttagctTAAAGAGAAAAGTTTGGCATCTCTGTATGGAATTCAGATTTTATGAAGCAGATAAATCTAACTTTGTCACATGGGTGAggatcttttttgtattttgtccaTGTCAATCTAACAAATATACAAAAATCATCTCTTCAGAGTTCTATACCATTTtgcaaattgtttttttaaaactgaaaacatTTTTGTATACAACTTTCCCTAACATACTTTTTACACATCTTGTATGCATCATTTCcccaaatatattaatttttgtaTACGTCTTTTTCAGCCAAAAATACTTAAGTTAGATGTTTGCAGGCTCTGAATTTTATGTCTGTTCACATTGTGGACTCTGTGTTGATGGATCGCATAATTTGGCTTGAAATAAAATCCATGACAGGATTTCTTACCCAGATATATGCTGCAAGCGCTATTCATGTTTTATGCACTTGtttatatattttgcaaagtgGAGGCTGAAGAAAGCAGATTTTAAACAAAGCTAACATACAAGTAACATGTTTTAAATTTCTGATTGCTAttttaaaatgcagtaaaatgagCAACCATTTCTTATCAACTTTAATACAAGTATACAAAAGTTTCTGatgcttaaaaaaaaccaatgcaataTAAATAGCTGTATCCAGGAAGCAAATCTAATTCAGGTTTTCTTTTCGTAATGTGTGAAAATTTATTCCCTCTGCAGTCTTCAAAATCCATTCAATATTGTACAATTGTGAGATATTCCAAGGCAGATTTTGGAGGGCTCACAGAACTGCAGAGAAAAGTAGGAGGAATTCTGTTACACAAGTGAAAGTACATTTGCACAATGTTGGAGGTTGTTTTTATGTTCTTTTAAGATGGAATGCTCAACTTTTGAGGAGAAAAGTGTTGTAATAGAATGAGAAAAGGAGCTGTGACAAAGGACACTAAGCTTAATTACATTTAAATCAAAAATTGTTCAAGTACTCATGCATttgattattttctattttcatcaCTTTAAAATTCAGTTCAGTAATTTTTGAAGGAGAATGAATTATACATCTAAAAATAGTCGCCATAACATGCACAGTAAATTAACTCAACATTAAACAAatacagacacccccccccccccccaaaaaaaaaaagacaatagatCTTGTTAGGTGCCAAAGCCTGTTGAAAAATGTCTTCTAAAATGGCAAATACTGTTTGGTGGTGCCaggacttttctttttttgtggaaGTATGTTCCACAGCATGGGAGCCGGCATTCTGATTCATGCCCATCTTACCTCTTGCAAGGATGAGACTAGTTGATTAAAACTGTTCATACAGGATGGGCAcacaaaaggcaaaaaaaaaaaaaatccatatcagAATGGCAGCAAAATTCTTACAGATCTTCTTGGATTATTGAGATTAGGctaggattcaaaaaaaaaaaaaacccacagacaTCTACAAACAGTTGAGTATATTACAGACACCAAGAATTAAGCAGCATTGTCTAAAATAGCACAATTCTTTAAATGCATGATCTTATGTTGTTAAAGAGGCTGAGTTGAATCATAATAAATATTCCATGAATAGAAAGCCTTGAACATTGAACATTTGGTGTTTTGGAGCTGGCTAAAACAGATATCTTATGCAATAAGCTGTGCCCTAAAATCAACTTGTTATTGAATGCTATATAGATCATATACCTTATATCTCAGTCTAAAATGTGAGAAGTTTAAACTTTTTCTGAAAGTAATTAACAGTTAAAAGCCAAGGAAAAGATATGCATTTTTATGTCTATggagttctcagtcatccagatcatagttgttccaaaggtgcttgaGTTTTAGGGTCTTCTAGATCTGAAACTTTACCATTGTTGATACTGGATTGCCCCAGATCTGGTTTGTTTGGAAATCCTTGAGGAGCAGGTGGCAGTCATGGCCAGGAAAGCTTTTGCCTACTTTGCAagagtgtttttttcaagaggcaactgggctttcttatttttctttgaagacgtttcacttcccatccaagaagcttcttcagctctgaattttttttaaaaaaaaacagagcaagTTCACAGAAGTTCAAGGAGGATGCTCctaattaaaatctttttttaaaaaaattgagtgaGGTAAGTATGTTCGGCCATGAAAAAAGATGACAGTGGGGACATGACAGAATGTTGAAGTGCAAAGTCAAGAATGTTAACTATAAACCTACCACAGTTGACACTAACTAATGGATTTGACTTACATGAAGATTCTGACTGAATGTTATTTAAAATAGTATATAACTAATAAAAGCAATTTGACAGTGAAGCTAATTACCATGATAAATGGAGCACTCCCCTTTGTTGAATGTGTTCAAGAAGTATAAAGCCATCTTTGTGGATGCATTCTTTTGATATATGTCCTAAACAAGGCGTTGGACTGAGCGGCTTAAATAAACCCTTCCTGTTCTGTATTATTATTCTGTGCAATCATATAACATGTAATAAGAGTCTAAATTGCATTATCTTTCCACTTCAGAATTTAAATTGTCTCTTTAGTGTTTGTTTCTGGTTGGCCTATAAGCAAATGTAAGAGGCATTGTAGTTGTTTGCTTATGCAACTTGATGGCCATCATCTCTATAGTGACAGCTTTTTAAATGCACATTAATGCAATGATCTTTCTTTGAGTCCACATTGGTTATTTCTGGTCCAATTCTATCAAAAAATGGCCACTTACTACAAGCTGTGGTTTAATTTTATACTTACAAAAACCTACAGGAAAACATAATGTTCCAATTGGAATTGCTTTGTTACTGTCTCAAAATCTCTACAAAAGAGATGGGATAGCAATTTCACCACAGAACACAAAGTACTTGAAAAAAGAAGGACAGAAGAAAATGTCCTTATGGTATATATACAATTTGAGAATATGCACTAAAGATTAC
Encoded proteins:
- the TAF5L gene encoding TAF5-like RNA polymerase II p300/CBP-associated factor-associated factor 65 kDa subunit 5L, with amino-acid sequence MKRVRTEQIQMAVNCYVKRRQYVDSEGPLKQGLRLCHTAEEMAANLTVQSESGCTNVISAAPCLAEPQQYEVQFGRLRNFLTDSESQHSQEVMPLLYPLFVYLHINMVQNGLKSTVDSFYSRFHGMFLQNASQKDIIEQLQTTLTIQDILSNFKLRAFLDNKYVVRLQEDSYNFLLRYLQSDNNSALCKVLSLHIHLDVQPAKRVDYQLYASGGSSRSESNGLEPTDMPASILQNEAALDLLQDSIKRVKDGPPSLTTICFYAFYNTEKLLNTAAISPNGKLLAAGFDNSCVKLWSLRPKKLKSEPHLVDVSRIHLACDILDEEAEDDDDIGTEMKLLRGHSGPVYSTSFLSDSSGLLSCSEDTTIRYWDLGCFTNTVLYQGHAYPVWDLDISPCSLYFASASQDRTARLWSFDRTYPLRIYAGHLADVDCIKFHPNSNYLATGSTDKTVRLWSTQQGNTVRLFTGHRGPVLSLAFSPNGKYLASAGEDQRLKLWDLASGTLYKELRGHTDNITSLTFSPDSSLIASASMDNSVRVWDIRNTYCNAPVDGSSSELVGIYTGQISNVLSVQFMACNLLLVTGIAQENQEH